A genomic region of Pseudorca crassidens isolate mPseCra1 chromosome 10, mPseCra1.hap1, whole genome shotgun sequence contains the following coding sequences:
- the LOC137231709 gene encoding zinc finger and SCAN domain-containing protein 23 isoform X3 — MTTALALQTPEMQEGLIAVKVKEEEGDHAYGQESGLSRDNPHTREIFRRRFRQFCYQETPGPREALRRLRELCHQWLRPEMHTKEQILELLVLEQFLTILPEELQAWMRKHRPVSGEEAVTVLEDLERELDEPGEQVPVHDHEQEELVKEKATLGAAQESSGGQLQTLEEQPQWNLRGMCPVQEIDDEAGTWNVELAPERDLSKETKSHVEVPEKLNGNIIPVPECGETCDHEGRWERQRVSSSVERPYICGECGKSFTQNSILIEHQRTHTGEKPYECDECGRAFSQRSGLFQHQRLHTGEKRYQCSVCGKAFSQNAGLFHHLRIHTGEKPYQCSQCSKSFSRRSVLIKHQRIHTGERPYECEECGKNFSYHCNLVQHRKVHPVAESS; from the exons ATGACCACAGCCTTGGCCCTTCAGACTCCAGAGATGCAGGAGGGACTTATAGCAGTGAAGgtaaaagaggaagagggagaccATGCTTATGGGCAAGAATCTGGCCTGTCAAGAGATAACCCTCACACCAGAGAGATCTTTCGTAGACGCTTCAGGCAATTCTGCTACCAGGAGACACCTGGGCCCCGAGAGGCTCTTCGAAGACTCCGGGAACTCTGCCATCAGTGGCTGAGACCAGAGATGCACACCAAGGAGCAGATCCTGGAGCTGCTGGTGCTGGAGCAGTTCCTGACGATCCTGCCCGAGGAGCTCCAGGCCTGGATGAGAAAGCACCGCCCAGTGAGTGGAGAGGAGGCGGTAACTGTGCTGGAGGATTTGGAGAGAGAGCTGGATGAACCAGGAGAGCAG GTCCCAGTCCATGATCATGAACAGGAAGAGCTTGTGAAGGAGAAAGCAACTCTAGGAGCAGCCCAGGAGTCGTCTGGTGGCCAGCTCCAAACCTTGGAAGAGCAGCCTCAGTGGAACTTGCGAGGCATGTGCCCGGTTCAGGAGATTG ATGATGAGGCTGGGACTTGGAATGTGGAGTTAGCCCCAGAGAGGGATCTGTCTAAAGAAACGAAATCTCATGTGGAAGTACCTGAAAAATTGAATGGTAATATCATTCCAGTGCCTGAGTGTGGAGAGACCTGTGACCACGAAGGCAGATGGGAAAGGCAACGGGTAAGCTCTTCAGTGGAGAGACCCTATATCTGTGGTGAATGTGGGAAAAGCTTCACCCAGAATTCCATCCTCATCGAGCACCAGAGAACGCACACGGGCGAGAAGCCCTATGAGTGTGATGAATGTGGGCGGGCCTTCAGCCAGCGGTCAGGCCTCTTCCAGCACCAGAGGCTCCACACTGGGGAGAAGCGCTACCAGTGCAGCGTTTGTGGTAAAGCCTTCAGCCAGAACGCTGGGCTTTTCCATCACCTCAGGATCCACACGGGGGAGAAACCTTACCAGTGCAGTCAGTGCAGTAAGAGCTTTAGTCGACGTTCTGTCCTCATTaagcatcagagaattcacactggagaaagaccTTATGAATGTGAGGAATGTGGCAAGAACTTCAGTTACCACTGCAACCTTGTCCAGCATCGGAAAGTCCACCCTGTGGCTGAATCCAGCTAG